The sequence TCAGGGTCTCGTAAAATTCTCCCTCAGCGCACGAGAAAAAGTATTTTTTGGCGGCCACCGGAAGCGCCTGGGGAACGCGGCCCGTCCTTCGGCCTGTTCCCCGGCTCCTGCCTTCGAGAGAGCGCACCAGGGCCAGCCCCGCCACAGCGACCACGAGAATAAGAATGAGCGAGATCAAAGACATGATTTTCCTGTCATGAATTTTAATAGACCTCCTGCGAAAGTCGGTTGATAGGGTTGGCGTGATGCGGGAGAGCCAATACGAGGGTGTACTCACACTGAATCGACGAAAATTCAGGAGGCGCACGGGCGTCTACCCAGAAACATTTCTGAGCATGCTGGAAGCACTCCAGCAGAGAGAATTGAAGAAAAAGCGCTCAGGTCGTCCTGCGGCCCTGAGTTTGGGAGATCAACTGTTGCTGACGCTGGAATTCTGGCGGGAATACCGCACTTTCTTCCACATGGGACAAGCCTGGGGGCTGGATGAAACAACCGTACAACGCACCATTGAGCGCGTTGAAGACGCGCTCCTCGCCAGTGGTCAATTCACCCTCCCCGGCAAGAGGGTTCTCAAAGACGAAACGCAAGTCTGGGCCGCTGTGCTGGTAGACGTGACTGAAATCCCCTGTGAACGACCCCAAAAAAACAGAAGGCATGGTACAGCGGCAAGAAAAAGTGCCACACCTTGAAAGCCCAACTCCTCGTTCACGCCATCACGCACCAGATCATCGGCACCGCGACCGGTCGCGGTGCCACCCATGACTTCACGCTATTCAAACAGTCCAGTGGAGTGCCCCCCGAAAGTCGGACGAATCTGACTAGAGACGAAGGCTCGCCACCAGCCGTAGGCTGGAAAGCGAGGCCCACCCTATGAAAACCCGTCAATTCACCGAAGACCAGATCATCAAACTCCTCCAGGAAGGCAAAAAAGGCGACAAGTCGATTGAAGACCTGTGCCGAGACTTCGGGTGCAGCACGGCGTCGTACTACATCTGGAAGAAGAAATACGGCGACACCAACGTAGACGAAGCCCGCAGGCTTCGTCGCCTGGAGAAGGAGAACGCCCGCCTCCTGCGGATCGTGGGTCAGCAGCGCCTTGAGATTGACGCGATGAAGGACGTGATCGGCAAAAAGCGGTAACGCCCACTCAGAAACGCGCTGTGGTGCAACAACTCATCACGGCGTATATCAGGCCCAACCGGGCCTGTTTTCTGGTGGGCTTTCCCAAATCCTCCTGGCACTACCGACCAAAACCGCAGCAGGACAGCGAACTTCGGCAGCAAATCCACCACCTGGCGCGGCGGTATCCCCGCCGGGGATACCGCTTCATTCACGCCCTGCTCGTCAGGACGGGGGTTAAGATCAACAAGAAAAAAGTCCGGCGACTTTGGCGCGAAGAGGGCTTGACCGTCAAGCGAAAGACATCCAAGAAAATCCGCACTGGCGCATCAATTCCGATGCAGGCCGAGTATCCCAATCACGTCTGGACGTACAATTTCGTCTTTGACCGAACCCTGGACGGAGCGGCCTTGAAAATCCTGACCCTGACCGACGAATTCACCAGACAGTCCCTGGCTCTACGGGTGGCCGAGTCCTTCACCTCCGCAGAGGTGAAGGAGGTGCTGCAAGCGGTCGTTGCCCAGCGTGGTGCACCAGGATTTATCCGCAGCGACAACGGTTCTGAATTTATTGCCCGTGATCTGGGCATCTGGCTGGCTGTCCAGGACATCGGAACCAGGTTCATTGAACCGGGCAAACCCTGGCAGAACGGCTACGCGGAGAGCTTCCACTCCCGTCTGCGCGAGGAATGCTTGAACCGAGAGGTTTTTTACTCCGTACAGCATGCCCAGGTGCTCCTTGACGACTGGCGAAGGTTTTACAACAGCGCCAGGCCGCATTCGTCTCTGGCTTATCTGACCCCGGACGAGTTTGCCCAGCAGGCCAGGGGGCGGCCTGCCGACCCCCTTTGCGGTCACAGCGCCGCAAATGTGGCCGTCATCCCGTCCCCTGGATGAGCATTGATCCGCGTTGTTGTACCCTTGATCGGAGCCGAGTCTCTACTCGAAACCGTCCAACTTTTGGGGCCAGCCCACTTTGTCCTTCTGCCCGTGGCTTTCCAGAGCCAACGCATAGTCACGGATCACCTGACGTTTGTCGTCTGTCAATCTCGCCCCCTGAAATAACTAAAACCGAAATGATGCTCTTGAATTATGGCACAGCCTAAGTAAACTTGCTGGCGTACCTGGAGAGGTCATGAGCTTTACAGAAGCTGAACACAGTCTGCGTAGCGTGTGGAGCAGAGGTAACTCAAATGC is a genomic window of Deinococcus fonticola containing:
- a CDS encoding transposase family protein → MLEALQQRELKKKRSGRPAALSLGDQLLLTLEFWREYRTFFHMGQAWGLDETTVQRTIERVEDALLASGQFTLPGKRVLKDETQVWAAVLVDVTEIPCERPQKNRRHGTAARKSATP
- a CDS encoding transposase yields the protein MKTRQFTEDQIIKLLQEGKKGDKSIEDLCRDFGCSTASYYIWKKKYGDTNVDEARRLRRLEKENARLLRIVGQQRLEIDAMKDVIGKKR
- a CDS encoding IS3 family transposase, which translates into the protein MVQQLITAYIRPNRACFLVGFPKSSWHYRPKPQQDSELRQQIHHLARRYPRRGYRFIHALLVRTGVKINKKKVRRLWREEGLTVKRKTSKKIRTGASIPMQAEYPNHVWTYNFVFDRTLDGAALKILTLTDEFTRQSLALRVAESFTSAEVKEVLQAVVAQRGAPGFIRSDNGSEFIARDLGIWLAVQDIGTRFIEPGKPWQNGYAESFHSRLREECLNREVFYSVQHAQVLLDDWRRFYNSARPHSSLAYLTPDEFAQQARGRPADPLCGHSAANVAVIPSPG